In one Rhodococcus sp. B50 genomic region, the following are encoded:
- a CDS encoding class I SAM-dependent methyltransferase — protein MLTVDFDRLGVVPGIRALDIGAGAGRHSFELYRRGADVVAFDQSADDMKAVADMFVAMELEGEVPEGALARAEVGDALALPYDDATFDLVLISEVLEHVPEDERAIAELVRVLKPGGVAAVTVPRWLPEKICWALSDAYHEVEGGHVRIYKADELAAKLAAAGLVVSGTDHAHALHAPYWWLKCAVGVDNDDNPLAKAYHRLLVWDLMKAPWITRTAEKILDPVIGKSVVFYLEKPGTAGASR, from the coding sequence ATGCTGACCGTCGACTTCGACCGCCTGGGCGTCGTACCGGGGATACGCGCCCTCGACATCGGGGCCGGTGCGGGTCGTCACTCGTTCGAACTGTATCGCCGCGGTGCGGATGTCGTCGCCTTCGATCAGAGCGCCGACGACATGAAGGCCGTCGCCGACATGTTCGTCGCGATGGAACTCGAAGGCGAGGTCCCGGAGGGCGCGTTGGCCCGGGCCGAGGTCGGCGACGCGCTCGCTCTGCCCTACGACGACGCGACCTTCGACCTCGTGCTGATCTCCGAGGTGCTCGAGCACGTTCCGGAGGACGAACGGGCCATCGCCGAACTCGTCCGGGTCCTCAAACCCGGAGGCGTGGCGGCTGTGACCGTCCCGCGCTGGCTGCCCGAGAAGATCTGCTGGGCACTGTCGGACGCCTACCACGAGGTGGAGGGCGGGCACGTCCGCATCTACAAGGCCGACGAACTCGCCGCGAAACTCGCCGCCGCCGGCCTCGTGGTCTCGGGCACCGATCACGCCCACGCGCTGCACGCGCCGTACTGGTGGCTCAAGTGCGCCGTCGGAGTCGACAACGACGACAATCCGCTGGCGAAGGCGTATCACCGGTTGCTGGTCTGGGATCTCATGAAGGCGCCGTGGATCACCCGGACGGCAGAAAAGATCCTCGACCCCGTCATCGGGAAGAGCGTCGTGTTCTACCTCGAGAAGCCGGGAACCGCCGGTGCGTCGCGGTGA
- a CDS encoding DUF937 domain-containing protein has product MASLDELMSRIPVAQVAQRLGVDTATAETAVRAALPTLVGGLDANAQNPTGAASLLSALGKHSDSSLAEGDVDVDGIDTEDGDRIVSNVFGDKKEQVISTLGSVNGAGGNDLIAKVLPIIAPIVLSYLAKQIGGGAGANAASPSQGGGLADLLGGLLKNAGGGSAPAGGGLGDVLGSVLGGNSGGGLGGLLGGLLGGGKR; this is encoded by the coding sequence ATGGCAAGTCTCGACGAACTGATGTCCCGCATCCCGGTAGCGCAGGTGGCGCAGCGACTCGGCGTCGACACAGCGACGGCGGAGACGGCCGTCCGCGCGGCACTCCCCACCCTCGTCGGCGGTCTCGACGCCAACGCCCAGAACCCGACGGGGGCGGCGTCGCTGCTCTCCGCGCTGGGCAAGCACTCCGACTCGAGCCTGGCCGAGGGTGACGTCGACGTCGACGGGATCGACACCGAGGACGGCGACAGGATCGTCTCCAACGTCTTCGGCGACAAGAAGGAGCAGGTGATCTCGACCCTCGGCTCCGTGAACGGTGCGGGCGGGAACGATCTCATCGCCAAGGTCCTGCCGATCATCGCCCCCATCGTGTTGTCCTATCTCGCCAAGCAGATCGGCGGTGGCGCGGGAGCGAACGCCGCGAGCCCCTCACAGGGTGGCGGTCTCGCCGATCTCCTCGGAGGTCTGCTGAAGAACGCCGGTGGCGGTTCGGCCCCGGCCGGCGGCGGTCTCGGCGACGTCCTCGGCAGTGTGCTCGGCGGCAATTCGGGTGGTGGCCTCGGCGGACTCCTCGGTGGACTCCTCGGCGGCGGCAAGCGCTGA
- a CDS encoding glycosyltransferase family 4 protein, which produces MRVALLSYRSKPHCGGQGVYVRHLSRELVAQGHTVEVFSGQPYPELDPGVALTKVPSLDLYRDDDPFRTPKPGEYRDLIDVLEVATMWTAGFPEPRTFGLRAARLLRERLGDFDVVHDNQSLASGLLRIAEDLPLVATIHHPITRDRELDLASATTLRRRITLRRWYGFLRMQEKVARRIPTLLTVSENSADDIRTAFGIESERIHTIPLGVNTETFAPRQAERVAGRIVCVASADAPLKGVPTLLEAVAKLRTEREIELVLVSKLAPGGATEKLIDELAIGDVVRIVSGIDDTELADLLASAEIAAVPSLYEGFSLPAVEAMSCGTPLVASRAGAIPEVVGDAGLLVPPGDSEQLAAGLAALFDDPAERRRLGAKGRDRVLERYSWAAVAAQTAAVYERAIAAHREGKNGC; this is translated from the coding sequence GTGCGCGTAGCTCTGTTGTCCTACCGGAGCAAGCCGCATTGTGGGGGCCAAGGGGTCTACGTTCGCCATCTCAGCCGCGAACTCGTCGCCCAAGGACACACCGTCGAGGTGTTCTCCGGGCAGCCGTACCCCGAGCTCGATCCCGGCGTGGCGCTCACGAAGGTGCCCAGTCTCGACCTCTACCGCGACGACGATCCGTTCCGCACCCCGAAGCCGGGCGAGTACCGCGATCTGATCGACGTCCTCGAGGTCGCCACCATGTGGACCGCCGGCTTCCCCGAACCGCGCACCTTCGGTCTGCGCGCCGCGCGCTTGCTGCGCGAGCGTCTCGGCGATTTCGACGTCGTGCACGACAACCAGTCGCTCGCCTCCGGTCTGCTGCGCATCGCCGAGGATCTTCCGCTCGTCGCGACGATCCACCATCCGATCACCCGAGACCGCGAACTCGATCTGGCCTCCGCGACCACCCTCCGCCGCAGGATCACGCTCCGGCGGTGGTACGGATTCCTCCGCATGCAGGAGAAGGTGGCGCGTCGTATCCCCACCCTGCTCACGGTCTCGGAGAATTCGGCCGACGACATCCGGACGGCCTTCGGGATCGAATCCGAACGCATCCACACGATCCCGCTCGGCGTGAACACGGAGACGTTCGCTCCGCGGCAGGCCGAGCGTGTGGCCGGCCGGATCGTCTGCGTCGCGAGCGCCGACGCCCCGCTCAAGGGGGTTCCGACGCTGCTCGAAGCGGTCGCGAAGCTGCGCACCGAACGCGAGATCGAATTGGTCCTCGTCTCGAAGCTCGCACCGGGTGGTGCGACCGAGAAGCTCATCGACGAACTCGCGATCGGCGATGTCGTGCGCATCGTCTCGGGGATCGACGACACCGAGCTCGCCGACCTGCTCGCCTCCGCCGAGATCGCCGCGGTGCCATCGCTGTACGAGGGATTCTCGCTCCCGGCGGTGGAAGCGATGTCGTGCGGAACGCCGCTCGTCGCGAGCCGGGCCGGCGCCATCCCCGAGGTCGTCGGGGATGCCGGTCTTCTGGTGCCCCCGGGCGACTCCGAGCAGCTCGCAGCAGGGCTCGCGGCCCTGTTCGACGACCCCGCCGAACGTCGGCGTCTCGGCGCGAAGGGCCGCGATCGCGTGCTCGAACGCTACAGCTGGGCGGCCGTGGCGGCGCAGACCGCCGCAGTCTACGAAAGAGCGATTGCCGCGCACCGAGAGGGGAAGAACGGATGCTGA
- a CDS encoding TetR/AcrR family transcriptional regulator, producing MPRQQERARRTRAAIVRSAATEFARRGFAAASINAILDQSNATKGAMYFHFASKEDLARAVLDEGLEHYRAIVAEWKDVPGLDPFERLHGLIGDLGAALHDDVVIAAEFRLVTEPEFAEEVRLRGSVVWGRAGYELAREAQEKGLFRPDVDLRRFVEAIASSLAGQRYLADLTSPDTDVRARFEACVEVPLEAMASEEWLERWREKGWPSRPDNDESAG from the coding sequence ATGCCCCGTCAACAGGAGCGTGCTCGACGTACGCGAGCTGCGATCGTCCGATCGGCAGCCACCGAATTCGCGCGGCGAGGCTTCGCTGCAGCATCGATCAACGCAATCCTCGACCAGTCGAACGCGACCAAGGGCGCGATGTACTTCCACTTCGCCTCCAAGGAGGATCTGGCCCGGGCGGTCCTCGACGAAGGGCTCGAGCACTACCGCGCGATCGTCGCCGAATGGAAGGACGTGCCGGGTCTGGATCCGTTCGAACGACTGCACGGACTCATCGGCGATCTCGGTGCGGCCCTGCACGACGACGTGGTCATCGCCGCGGAGTTCCGTCTCGTCACCGAACCGGAGTTCGCGGAAGAGGTCAGGTTGCGGGGTAGTGTCGTGTGGGGGCGGGCCGGCTACGAACTGGCACGCGAGGCCCAGGAGAAAGGCCTGTTCCGGCCCGATGTCGATCTTCGTCGTTTCGTCGAGGCGATCGCGTCGTCCCTCGCCGGTCAGCGCTATCTCGCCGACCTCACGTCGCCGGACACCGACGTCCGTGCGCGCTTCGAAGCCTGTGTAGAGGTGCCGCTCGAGGCGATGGCCTCGGAGGAGTGGCTCGAGCGCTGGCGGGAGAAGGGATGGCCGAGCAGGCCTGACAACGACGAATCGGCCGGTTGA